The sequence CTGCTCGCAGAGCTGGACGCACGCGCGCTCGATCCCGCGCTGCCGGTCGCCGAGCTCCTGCCCGAGTTCCGCGATGGGCCCGCCCGATCGACCACCATCGCGCAGTTGCTCAACCACACGGCCGGTTTCGCGGCGGAGTGGCCCGATCGAGCCCCTGATCCCCGCGCGGTTCGGTTCCGGGCCGGCGCCCGGCCCGAGGCGCCGCCGGGCACGCGCCACCACTACTCGTGTGTCGGATACATCTGGGCTGGCCTTGCGGCGGAGGCGCTAGCCGGCATCCCGCTCGACGACCTGGTCCGCCAACGCGTGCTCGGCCCGCTCGGCATGCACCAGACGGGGTACCGTCCGGACCCGTCTACCCGATCGGGCATCGCCGCGACCGAGGTGCAGCTGGGGCGCGGTCTCGTGCACGGCGAGGTCCACGACGAGACCGCCGCCGCGCTCGGCGGCGTGAGCGGCAACGCCGGGCTGTTCGGCACCGCCCGCGACCTGCTCAGGTTCGCCGAGGCGCTGCGCACCGGCGGTCTCGTCGACGGCCGGCGGGTGCTGGCGCCCGCCGTGACCGAGGCGCTGACCACGCTCCGCCCGCTGCCGACCGACCCGGGCTTCGGTCAGGCGCTCGGCCCGCGGCTCGACGAGGCGTGGATGCGCGGACTCGGCCGCACGACCGCCGGGCACACCGGGTTCACCGGGACTGCGTTCGCGACGGAGCCAGGGGGAGCGCGATCGATCGTGCTCCTGACCAACCGGGTACATCCCACGCGCGACGATGACGCGATCCACGGACTGCGCGCCAGGGTCGCCGGGCTGGCGGGGCAGTGGTGATCCGGATGGCCCTCATCGGCGGACCCGCGGTCGCACCGGAGCGGACGCGGCATCTTCGCTCGATAGGATGCGACTCCAGTACCGCCGACGCCGTAGGAGGCCGACCTTGACCGACGTGTTCGTCGCCCTCCGCCAGCGGATGCCCTCGCTCTCGAAAGCCGAGCACCACATCGCCGAGCTCGTGCTGGACCGTCCGGCCGTCGTGGTCGAGTCCACGATCACCCGGCTCGCCACGCTGGCCGGCACCTCTCCGGCCTCGGTGGCCCGGTTCTGCCGCGCGGTCGGCTATGCCGGCTACAAGGAGTTCCGCATCGCGATCGCCGCCGCGAACAGCCGTGAGGAGGCGGCGCGCGAGCTGTTCCGGGTCGACGACGCCGAGATCGACGCGAACGACTCGGCGCTCGACGTGGTCACGAAGGTCGCGTACCAGGAAGCTCGCGCGATCGAGGAGACCGCACGGAGCCTCGACCTCGACGCGCTCGACGCGGTCGTCCAGGCGATCCGGTCCGCACCGCGAATCGACGTGTTCGGCGCCGGGTCGAGCGGACTCACCGCGCAGGACCTGCAGCTGAAGCTGCACCGGGTCGGGGTGCCGAGCTTCTGCTGGACGGATGCGCACCTCGCGCTGACCTCGTTCGCCCTGACCGGTCCCGAGTGTGTCGCGATCGGCATCTCGCACTCGGGTCAGACGGTCGAGCCGAATCAAATGCTCGCGCTCGCCCGGAGCCGAGGCGCGACGACGGTCGCCATCACGAACTACCCCGACTCCCCCATCGCCGACGTCGCCGACCTCCTGCTGGTCACGAGCGCACGCGAGTCGCGCTACCGCACCGGGGCGATGTCGAGCCGACTCGCGCAGATGGCCATCGTCGACTTCCTCGTCGTCAGGCTGCTGCAGGGCGAGATCGATCGGGTCGGCGGACTCCTCCGACTCACATACGACGCAGTGCAGGCGCATCGCCTCGACGGCTGAGCGGCGCGAAGGCGGGCGGCGAAGGCGAGCCGCGAAGCTCGCGGTAAAATTTCTTCATCAGTTCCAGAGTTTCTGGTACTTTTTTTCATCAACGCCTCAGACCGCAGTCATGCGAGCTCCCGACCGGAGCGCCGCGGTCGCGGGCGGACGCGGCTGATCCGCCGACCCTTCTTCGTGTTCGAACGCAATGGAGCTTCATGTGAAGATCTTGAGACGTCTCGCCGTGCTCGCGGCGAGCTCATTGGCCATCGCCCCGCTGGTGTCGGTGCCCGCGGCTCACGCCGCACCTCCACCGGGCCTGACGGTTCACTACACCGACTCGACCTCCGCGCCCGTCGGCGCCATCGCGGCACAGTTGCTCGACGGCACCGCGCCGTCGTCCACCGAGGTCGCGACCGACGCCTTCGGCGAGGT is a genomic window of Agromyces protaetiae containing:
- a CDS encoding serine hydrolase domain-containing protein — its product is MTRSSASLSTAIDEALTLGLGSAASVVLAVEGDVVVEHHAGTTRSWEGPGIRKVRHGRRVEASTRFDLASVTKPIVAAALLAELDARALDPALPVAELLPEFRDGPARSTTIAQLLNHTAGFAAEWPDRAPDPRAVRFRAGARPEAPPGTRHHYSCVGYIWAGLAAEALAGIPLDDLVRQRVLGPLGMHQTGYRPDPSTRSGIAATEVQLGRGLVHGEVHDETAAALGGVSGNAGLFGTARDLLRFAEALRTGGLVDGRRVLAPAVTEALTTLRPLPTDPGFGQALGPRLDEAWMRGLGRTTAGHTGFTGTAFATEPGGARSIVLLTNRVHPTRDDDAIHGLRARVAGLAGQW
- a CDS encoding MurR/RpiR family transcriptional regulator, giving the protein MFVALRQRMPSLSKAEHHIAELVLDRPAVVVESTITRLATLAGTSPASVARFCRAVGYAGYKEFRIAIAAANSREEAARELFRVDDAEIDANDSALDVVTKVAYQEARAIEETARSLDLDALDAVVQAIRSAPRIDVFGAGSSGLTAQDLQLKLHRVGVPSFCWTDAHLALTSFALTGPECVAIGISHSGQTVEPNQMLALARSRGATTVAITNYPDSPIADVADLLLVTSARESRYRTGAMSSRLAQMAIVDFLVVRLLQGEIDRVGGLLRLTYDAVQAHRLDG